In Streptomyces sp. NBC_01439, the following are encoded in one genomic region:
- the rbsK gene encoding ribokinase → MTAIAVLGSTNMDLVAYVPKAPRLGETVTGRAFRTVPGGKGANQAVAAARSGGEVVMIGAVGADEFGVRLRSALTAARVDTAGLRTVEGASGTAHITVDDEGGNSIIVIAGANAAVTGLEPGDEARIAAAGSLLLQLELPLSAVLAGARAARAHGVRTVLTPAPAQPLPADLLAATDLLVPNEHEAAALTGLTDPLRAAEALLAEVPEVVITLGAAGALYAARGMEPLTVPAPRVRAMDTTAAGDTFVGALAVALGERRPMPEALRWASAAAALSVQRPGAQDSMPTRTETDAFALARREPEHGQVGRADDRRPAAGESVTGAAS, encoded by the coding sequence ATGACGGCCATTGCCGTGCTCGGCAGTACGAACATGGACCTCGTCGCCTACGTCCCCAAGGCTCCCCGCCTCGGGGAGACCGTCACCGGCCGGGCCTTCCGCACGGTCCCCGGCGGCAAGGGCGCCAACCAGGCCGTCGCCGCCGCCCGCTCCGGCGGGGAGGTGGTGATGATCGGCGCGGTCGGGGCCGACGAGTTCGGCGTACGGCTGCGCTCCGCGCTCACCGCGGCCCGGGTCGACACCGCGGGCCTGCGCACCGTCGAGGGCGCCAGCGGCACCGCCCACATCACGGTGGACGACGAGGGCGGCAACAGCATCATCGTCATCGCCGGCGCGAACGCCGCGGTCACCGGCCTCGAGCCGGGGGACGAGGCCCGGATCGCCGCCGCCGGATCCCTGCTCCTCCAACTCGAACTGCCCCTCTCCGCCGTCCTCGCCGGGGCCCGCGCCGCCCGCGCGCACGGCGTCCGTACGGTGCTCACCCCGGCCCCGGCGCAGCCGCTGCCCGCCGATCTGCTCGCCGCCACCGACCTCCTCGTCCCGAACGAACACGAGGCGGCCGCCCTCACCGGACTCACCGACCCGCTCCGGGCAGCCGAAGCCCTGCTGGCCGAGGTACCCGAGGTGGTGATCACCCTCGGAGCGGCCGGGGCGCTGTACGCCGCCCGCGGCATGGAGCCGCTGACGGTGCCCGCGCCCCGGGTGCGGGCCATGGACACGACCGCCGCCGGGGACACCTTCGTCGGCGCCCTCGCCGTGGCCCTGGGCGAGCGCCGGCCGATGCCCGAGGCCCTGCGCTGGGCCTCGGCGGCGGCCGCGCTCTCCGTCCAGCGCCCGGGAGCCCAGGACTCGATGCCGACCCGCACCGAAACCGACGCCTTCGCCCTGGCCAGGCGGGAGCCGGAGCACGGTCAGGTGGGCCGCGCCGACGACCGCCGTCCCGCCGCCGGCGAGTCCGTGACCGGAGCCGCCTCGTGA
- a CDS encoding ADP-ribosylglycohydrolase family protein — translation MTLTLEDRARGALVGAAVGDALGGPVEGWTPDQIVERHGGRVHGIVGPWYKDWRTARPIAPYHKGDGHVTDDTLMTHALVRVYEAVRDHLDAYAIAEHLVPDLMSTPRWIPELEAEALPLQRIFLAEKWIVTRLHYAHADPREAGSGNIVNCGAAMYMAPVGIANAGNPAGAYAEALDVAGAHQSSYGREAAGVFAAAVAAACVPGATAASVVDTALSLAKDGTRNAIAAVREVAAGHRDFESALAPLRAAVTPYDSVGPDYRSPSLDARRPSRLHAIEELPVALGMLLVADGRYETAVLGAVNYGRDCDSIATMAGAIAGALGGEAAVPAAWAKQVAEASRLDLHAPAEALAAVAREIFALDRSRRRSHEAAFTAIAADR, via the coding sequence ATGACGCTCACGTTGGAGGACCGGGCCCGCGGCGCCCTCGTCGGAGCCGCCGTCGGCGATGCGCTCGGCGGCCCGGTGGAGGGCTGGACCCCGGACCAGATCGTGGAACGGCACGGCGGTCGCGTGCACGGCATCGTCGGCCCCTGGTACAAGGACTGGCGCACGGCCCGCCCCATCGCCCCGTACCACAAGGGCGACGGGCACGTCACGGACGACACCCTGATGACGCACGCGCTGGTACGGGTCTACGAGGCCGTACGGGACCACCTCGACGCCTACGCGATCGCCGAGCACCTGGTCCCCGACCTGATGTCCACGCCCCGCTGGATCCCGGAACTGGAGGCAGAGGCCCTGCCGTTGCAGCGGATCTTCCTCGCCGAGAAGTGGATCGTGACCCGGCTGCACTACGCGCACGCCGACCCCCGCGAGGCCGGCAGCGGCAACATCGTCAACTGCGGTGCGGCGATGTACATGGCCCCGGTGGGGATCGCCAACGCGGGCAATCCGGCGGGCGCGTACGCGGAGGCGCTGGACGTCGCCGGTGCGCACCAGTCCTCGTACGGGCGGGAGGCTGCGGGCGTGTTCGCGGCGGCGGTGGCGGCCGCGTGCGTGCCCGGGGCGACGGCCGCCTCGGTGGTCGACACCGCCCTGTCCCTGGCCAAGGACGGCACGCGCAACGCGATCGCGGCCGTCCGCGAAGTGGCCGCCGGCCACCGGGACTTCGAGTCGGCGCTGGCCCCGCTGCGGGCGGCGGTGACCCCGTACGACTCGGTCGGGCCGGACTACCGAAGCCCGTCGCTCGACGCCCGCCGTCCCTCCCGCCTCCATGCCATCGAGGAACTCCCGGTCGCGCTCGGGATGCTGCTCGTCGCGGACGGACGGTACGAGACCGCGGTGCTCGGCGCGGTCAACTACGGCCGGGACTGCGACTCCATCGCCACCATGGCGGGGGCGATCGCCGGAGCCCTGGGCGGCGAGGCCGCGGTCCCGGCCGCCTGGGCCAAGCAGGTCGCCGAGGCCAGCCGCCTCGACCTGCACGCCCCGGCCGAGGCGCTGGCCGCGGTGGCCCGGGAGATCTTCGCGCTCGACCGCTCCCGCCGCCGCTCCCACGAGGCGGCCTTCACCGCGATCGCGGCGGACCGGTGA
- a CDS encoding ADP-ribosylglycohydrolase family protein, producing the protein MTPSPDDQTLAPPPADRGPESPPPGAAPRAPEPGCPAPGTAPAPAEPVGRPPNDRAPVGASARVLPAMRLVTGAGPAPAEQRPGVLPPGAEGGGVGSVLAPHPGTGSRIVVRAGQRAPAGTGVRTPERPAEPPAGEPAGVRPIEGLLLGLAAGDAAGWPAARHRASRMPEWTRRLTRELDTFAEQNATTTLPVPIALNQPPEPLRLGPSDDAEWAAFVAESVLTAAGVLLSDLSRSRRMRAAIDLAWNALASEVAAAAERAPEVESAVLPLRARISVRAGLGNLATGLRPPATGHDNPHYFDDAACVRACVLAVVHPGDARAAADLAEFDARYTQDGDGVHGARAMAAAIATALTTPSAADAADAADAVDAAVDAALAQLPAATEIGRNARHAVRLARTHKDGGAFGIVPTLEHEIVDHVYSYGIAAAETVPVALALATAARGRMTEAVPAAACLSRVADSAPALAGALTGVLGGGDSIPAAWREACRTLSGCALPRLAGTDLVELAALLAATELTSPKG; encoded by the coding sequence ATGACCCCCTCGCCGGACGACCAAACGCTGGCGCCACCCCCGGCGGACCGGGGCCCCGAGAGCCCGCCCCCGGGTGCGGCCCCACGCGCGCCGGAGCCCGGCTGCCCGGCCCCGGGTACGGCCCCGGCCCCGGCCGAGCCGGTAGGCCGGCCCCCGAACGATCGGGCCCCGGTCGGAGCGTCGGCTCGGGTGCTGCCCGCGATGCGGCTGGTCACGGGGGCCGGGCCGGCTCCGGCCGAGCAGCGGCCCGGGGTGCTGCCCCCGGGTGCGGAGGGCGGCGGGGTGGGGAGCGTCCTCGCACCCCACCCCGGGACGGGGTCCCGGATCGTGGTCCGGGCCGGGCAGAGGGCCCCGGCCGGGACCGGGGTCCGGACCCCGGAACGACCCGCCGAGCCCCCCGCAGGGGAACCGGCAGGGGTGCGGCCGATCGAGGGGCTCCTCCTCGGGCTCGCCGCCGGCGACGCGGCCGGGTGGCCCGCCGCCCGCCACCGCGCCAGCCGGATGCCCGAGTGGACCCGCCGCCTGACCCGCGAACTCGACACCTTCGCCGAGCAGAACGCCACCACCACCCTCCCCGTCCCCATCGCCCTCAACCAGCCCCCCGAACCCCTTCGCCTCGGGCCCTCCGACGACGCCGAATGGGCTGCGTTCGTCGCCGAGTCCGTGCTCACCGCCGCCGGCGTCCTCCTCAGTGACCTCTCCCGGTCCCGTCGCATGCGCGCCGCCATCGACCTCGCGTGGAACGCCCTGGCCTCCGAAGTCGCCGCGGCAGCGGAACGCGCGCCCGAGGTCGAGTCCGCCGTCCTCCCCCTCCGCGCCCGGATCTCCGTCCGCGCCGGCCTCGGCAACCTCGCCACCGGCCTGCGCCCGCCCGCCACCGGCCACGACAACCCGCACTACTTCGACGACGCCGCCTGCGTCCGCGCCTGCGTCCTCGCCGTCGTGCATCCCGGCGACGCCCGCGCCGCCGCCGACCTCGCCGAGTTCGACGCCCGCTACACCCAGGACGGCGACGGGGTGCACGGCGCCCGCGCCATGGCCGCCGCCATCGCCACCGCCCTCACCACCCCCTCCGCCGCCGACGCCGCCGACGCCGCCGACGCCGTGGACGCCGCCGTGGACGCCGCCCTCGCCCAGCTCCCCGCGGCCACCGAGATCGGCCGCAACGCCCGGCACGCCGTCCGCCTCGCCCGTACCCACAAGGACGGCGGCGCCTTCGGCATCGTCCCCACCCTCGAACACGAGATCGTCGACCACGTCTACAGCTACGGGATCGCCGCCGCCGAGACCGTCCCCGTGGCCCTCGCCCTCGCCACGGCCGCCCGCGGCAGGATGACCGAGGCCGTCCCGGCCGCCGCCTGCCTGTCCCGCGTCGCGGACTCCGCCCCCGCCCTGGCCGGCGCGCTGACCGGCGTCCTCGGCGGCGGCGACTCGATCCCCGCCGCCTGGCGCGAAGCCTGCCGCACCCTCTCCGGCTGCGCCCTCCCCCGCCTCGCCGGCACCGACCTCGTGGAACTCGCCGCGCTCCTCGCGGCCACGGAACTCACCTCACCCAAGGGATGA
- a CDS encoding ADP-ribosylglycohydrolase family protein encodes MKLIACNPQVLLERARGALLGLAVGDALGAPAENMKPSQIRAKWGRIEGFVSEDPAGTDDTEYAIFSGLLLARHGSALTVSHVERAWHHWIADLDEGPFRGAGFSERGTLENLRRGLAAPISAQHRHAWSDGLAMRAAPFGVFAAGRPAEAARLVAVDGSVSHDGEGIYGGQAVAAGVAAAMAGGSPASAISAALSVIPSDSWTARSLRRAVTAAPRGERAVRSAVVIGGYPWTDLAPEAVGLAFGAFAACRGDFPSSVLTAVNMGRDADTTAAVAGALAGALSGAGAIPAAWSSAIGPVRGSCLPSMRGYHVLDIADLLTPECEAVR; translated from the coding sequence ATGAAGCTGATTGCATGCAATCCGCAGGTCCTCCTCGAACGGGCCAGGGGCGCTCTTCTCGGACTCGCCGTGGGTGACGCGCTGGGCGCCCCCGCGGAGAACATGAAGCCTTCGCAGATCCGGGCGAAATGGGGCCGCATCGAAGGTTTCGTGTCGGAGGACCCGGCGGGCACGGACGACACCGAGTACGCGATCTTCTCGGGGCTGTTGCTGGCCCGGCACGGCTCGGCGCTCACCGTCTCCCACGTGGAGCGGGCCTGGCACCACTGGATCGCCGACCTCGACGAAGGCCCCTTCCGGGGCGCCGGGTTCTCCGAGCGCGGCACCTTGGAGAACCTCCGGCGGGGCCTGGCCGCACCCATCTCCGCCCAACACCGGCACGCGTGGTCGGACGGCCTGGCCATGCGGGCCGCGCCGTTCGGCGTCTTCGCCGCGGGCCGGCCCGCGGAAGCGGCCCGGCTCGTCGCCGTCGACGGCTCGGTCAGCCACGACGGGGAGGGCATCTACGGCGGCCAGGCGGTCGCGGCGGGCGTGGCCGCCGCCATGGCCGGCGGCTCCCCCGCCTCGGCGATCTCCGCGGCCCTGTCCGTCATCCCGTCCGACTCCTGGACGGCCCGCTCCCTGCGCCGGGCGGTCACCGCCGCCCCGCGCGGCGAACGGGCGGTGCGCTCGGCGGTGGTCATCGGCGGCTACCCGTGGACCGACCTGGCCCCGGAGGCGGTGGGCCTGGCCTTCGGGGCCTTCGCCGCCTGCCGGGGCGACTTCCCGTCCTCCGTCCTCACCGCCGTGAACATGGGCCGCGACGCCGACACCACCGCGGCGGTGGCGGGCGCCCTGGCCGGCGCGCTGTCGGGCGCCGGTGCGATCCCCGCCGCCTGGTCCTCGGCCATCGGCCCGGTACGCGGCAGCTGCCTCCCCTCGATGCGGGGCTACCACGTCCTGGACATCGCGGACCTCCTCACCCCGGAATGCGAGGCCGTCCGATGA
- a CDS encoding VIT1/CCC1 transporter family protein: MSIIDIEAPLHTAHRDNHTHRDVNGGWLRPAVFGAMDGLVSNLALMTGVAGGAVAPQTVVITGLAGLAAGAFSMAAGEYTSVASQRELVLAELDVERQQLRRHPVDEMEELAELYVSRGVEPPLAREVAMQLSRDPEQALEIHAREELGIDPDDLPSPLVAAVSSFGSFALGALLPVLPYLLGATTLWPAVLLALVGLFACGAVVSRVTARSWWYSGVRQLALGGAAAGVTYILGTWIGGAVG, from the coding sequence ATGTCCATCATCGACATCGAAGCACCGCTGCACACCGCGCACCGCGACAACCACACCCACCGCGACGTCAACGGTGGATGGCTGAGGCCGGCCGTCTTCGGCGCCATGGACGGACTCGTCTCGAACCTCGCCCTGATGACCGGTGTGGCCGGCGGCGCCGTCGCCCCGCAGACCGTCGTCATCACCGGGCTGGCGGGTCTCGCGGCCGGCGCCTTCTCGATGGCGGCCGGCGAATACACCTCCGTCGCCTCGCAGCGCGAACTGGTCCTCGCCGAACTGGACGTGGAGCGCCAGCAGTTGCGCAGGCACCCGGTCGACGAGATGGAGGAGCTCGCCGAGCTCTACGTCTCCCGCGGCGTCGAGCCGCCGCTCGCCCGCGAGGTCGCCATGCAGCTGTCGCGCGATCCCGAGCAGGCGCTGGAGATCCACGCCCGCGAGGAGCTCGGGATCGACCCCGACGACCTGCCCTCGCCGCTGGTCGCGGCGGTCTCGTCGTTCGGTTCCTTCGCGCTGGGCGCGCTGCTCCCCGTCCTGCCGTACCTGCTCGGCGCCACGACCCTGTGGCCCGCGGTGCTGCTCGCGCTGGTCGGTCTCTTCGCCTGCGGCGCGGTCGTCTCCCGGGTCACCGCCCGGTCCTGGTGGTACAGCGGCGTCCGTCAGCTGGCCCTGGGTGGCGCGGCCGCGGGTGTGACGTACATCCTGGGAACCTGGATCGGTGGAGCCGTAGGCTGA
- the gltB gene encoding glutamate synthase large subunit, with protein MDGRPAQQGMYDPRNEKDACGVGFVANLTGEATHTLVEQALTVLRNLEHRGATGSEPDSGDGAGILSQVPDAFLREVAGFELPEAGGYAVGIAFLPADGTAQAAAVEQIEAIAAEENLTVLGWRGVPVTPDLLGNGARATMPAFRQLFVSNGTTGIELDRKAFVLRKRAEREAGVYFPSLSARTIVYKGMLTTGQLEPFFPDLSDRRFASAVALVHSRFSTNTFPSWPLAHPYRFVAHNGEINTVKGNRNWMKARESQLASEAFGDGVLDRIFPICTPDASDSASFDEVLELLHLGGRSLPHSVLMMIPEAWENHTSMDPARRAFYQYHSTMMEPWDGPACVTFTDGTQVGAVLDRNGLRPGRYWVTDDGLVVLGSEVGVLDIDPAKVVRKGRLQPGKMFLVDTAQKRIIEDDEIKNELAAAAPYAEWLETGEIELSDLPEREHIVHTHASVTRRQQTFGYTEEELRVILAPMARTGGEPLGSMGTDSPIAALSERPRLLFDYFTQLFAQVTNPPLDAIREELVTSLLSSIGPQSNLLEPTAASCRSVTLTFPVIDNDELAKLIHINADGDMPGMKAATLSGLYRVSGGGEALAARIEEIRAEADAAIANGARLIVLSDRHSDAEHAPIPSLLLTSAVHHHLIATKQRTQVGLLVEAGDVREVHHVALLIGYGAAAVNPYLAMESVEDLLRAGTFLSGLEPELAIKNLIYALGKGVLKVMSKMGISTVASYRGAQVFEAVGLNDAFVETYFNGTATKIGGAGLDVIAKEVAARHAKAYPASGIAATHRALEIGGEYQWRREGEPHLFDPETVFRLQHATRNRRYDIFKQYTARVNEQSERLMTLRGLFGFTSEREAISIDEVESVEDIVKRFSTGAMSYGSISKEAHETLAIAMNQLGAKSNTGEGGEDPDRLYDPARRSSIKQVASGRFGVTSEYLVNADDIQIKMAQGAKPGEGGQLPGHKVYPWVAKTRHSTPGVGLISPPPHHDIYSIEDLAQLIHDLKNANPVARIHVKLVSEVGVGTVAAGVSKAHADVVLISGHDGGTGASPLTSLKHAGGPWELGLAETQQTLLLNGLRDRIVVQTDGQLKTGRDVVIAALLGAEEFGFATAPLVVSGCVMMRVCHLDTCPVGIATQNPVLRDRFSGKPEFVVNFFEYIAEEVREILAELGFRTIEEAVGHAEVLDTTQAVTHWKAQGLDLEPLFYVPELPEGAVRHALIEQDHGLEKALDNELIELAADALNAETAEAAQPVRARVAIRNINRTVGTMLGHHVTKKFGGAGLPDNTIDLTFTGSAGQSFGAFVPKGVTLRLEGDANDYVGKGLSGGRIVVRPDRGADHLAEYSTIAGNTIGYGATGGEMFLRGRTGERFCVRNSGALVVSEGVGDHGCEYMTGGRAVVLGETGRNFAAGMSGGVAYVIDLDPHNVNVGNAGAVETVLSDTDKQWLHDVVRRHEEETGSTVAAKLLADWSVAVDRFSKIIPTTYKAVLAAKDAAELAGLSESETTEKMMEAATHG; from the coding sequence ATGGACGGTCGCCCCGCCCAGCAGGGCATGTACGACCCGCGCAACGAGAAGGACGCCTGTGGCGTCGGATTCGTGGCGAACCTCACCGGCGAGGCCACCCACACGCTCGTTGAGCAGGCCCTGACCGTATTGCGGAACCTCGAGCACCGTGGCGCGACCGGCTCCGAGCCGGACTCGGGCGACGGCGCCGGAATCCTCAGCCAGGTCCCCGACGCGTTCCTGCGCGAGGTGGCCGGCTTCGAGCTCCCCGAGGCCGGTGGCTACGCCGTCGGCATCGCCTTCCTCCCCGCCGACGGCACCGCACAGGCCGCCGCCGTGGAGCAGATCGAGGCCATCGCCGCCGAGGAGAACCTCACGGTCCTCGGCTGGCGCGGGGTCCCGGTCACCCCGGACCTGCTCGGCAACGGCGCCCGCGCCACCATGCCGGCCTTCCGCCAGCTCTTCGTCAGCAACGGGACGACCGGCATCGAGCTGGACCGCAAGGCGTTCGTGCTGCGCAAGCGCGCCGAGCGCGAGGCCGGCGTCTACTTCCCGTCGCTGTCCGCCCGCACCATCGTCTACAAGGGCATGCTGACCACCGGCCAGCTGGAGCCCTTCTTCCCGGACCTCTCCGACCGCCGCTTCGCCTCGGCCGTCGCCCTGGTCCACTCGCGCTTCTCCACGAACACCTTCCCGTCGTGGCCGCTCGCCCACCCGTACCGCTTCGTCGCGCACAACGGCGAGATCAACACGGTCAAGGGCAACCGCAACTGGATGAAGGCCCGCGAGTCCCAGCTGGCCTCCGAGGCCTTCGGCGACGGCGTGCTCGACCGGATCTTCCCGATCTGCACCCCGGACGCCTCCGACTCGGCCTCCTTCGACGAGGTCCTGGAGCTGCTCCACCTCGGCGGCCGTTCCCTCCCGCACAGCGTGCTGATGATGATCCCGGAGGCGTGGGAGAACCACACCTCCATGGACCCGGCCCGCCGCGCGTTCTACCAGTACCACTCCACGATGATGGAGCCCTGGGACGGCCCGGCCTGCGTCACCTTCACCGACGGCACCCAGGTCGGCGCGGTCCTCGACCGCAACGGTCTGCGCCCCGGCCGCTACTGGGTCACCGACGACGGCCTCGTCGTCCTCGGCTCCGAGGTCGGCGTGCTCGACATCGACCCGGCCAAGGTCGTCCGCAAGGGCCGCCTGCAGCCCGGCAAGATGTTCCTCGTCGACACCGCCCAGAAGCGGATCATCGAGGACGACGAGATCAAGAACGAGCTGGCCGCCGCCGCCCCCTACGCGGAGTGGCTGGAGACCGGCGAGATCGAACTGTCGGACCTGCCCGAGCGCGAGCACATCGTGCACACCCACGCCTCGGTCACCCGCCGCCAGCAGACCTTCGGCTACACCGAGGAAGAGCTGCGCGTCATCCTCGCGCCCATGGCCCGCACCGGCGGCGAGCCCCTCGGCTCCATGGGCACGGACTCCCCGATCGCGGCCCTGTCCGAGCGCCCGCGGCTGCTCTTCGACTACTTCACCCAGCTGTTCGCGCAGGTCACCAACCCGCCGCTGGACGCCATCCGCGAGGAGCTCGTCACCTCGCTGCTGTCCTCGATCGGCCCGCAGTCCAACCTGCTGGAGCCGACCGCCGCGTCCTGCCGCAGCGTCACCCTGACGTTCCCGGTGATCGACAACGACGAGCTGGCCAAGCTCATCCACATCAACGCCGACGGCGACATGCCCGGCATGAAGGCCGCCACGCTCTCCGGCCTCTACCGGGTCTCCGGCGGCGGCGAGGCCCTGGCCGCCCGCATCGAGGAGATCCGCGCCGAGGCCGACGCGGCCATCGCCAACGGCGCCCGCCTCATCGTCCTCTCGGACCGCCACTCGGACGCCGAGCACGCGCCGATCCCGTCGCTGCTGCTCACCTCCGCCGTGCACCACCACCTCATCGCCACCAAGCAGCGCACCCAGGTGGGTCTGCTGGTCGAGGCCGGTGACGTCCGCGAGGTCCACCACGTCGCCCTGCTCATCGGCTACGGCGCCGCCGCCGTCAACCCGTACCTGGCCATGGAGTCCGTCGAGGACCTGCTGCGCGCCGGTACCTTCCTGTCCGGCCTGGAGCCGGAGCTGGCCATCAAGAACCTGATCTACGCGCTCGGCAAGGGCGTCCTGAAGGTCATGTCCAAGATGGGCATCTCCACCGTCGCCTCCTACCGCGGCGCCCAGGTCTTCGAGGCCGTCGGCCTGAACGACGCCTTCGTCGAGACCTACTTCAACGGCACCGCCACCAAGATCGGCGGCGCCGGCCTGGACGTCATCGCCAAGGAGGTGGCCGCGCGCCACGCCAAGGCGTACCCCGCCTCCGGCATCGCGGCCACGCACCGCGCGCTGGAGATCGGCGGCGAGTACCAGTGGCGCCGCGAGGGCGAGCCGCACCTGTTCGACCCGGAGACGGTCTTCCGCCTCCAGCACGCCACCCGCAACCGCCGGTACGACATCTTCAAGCAGTACACGGCACGGGTGAACGAGCAGTCCGAGCGCCTGATGACGCTCCGCGGCCTGTTCGGCTTCACCTCCGAGCGCGAAGCCATCTCCATCGACGAGGTCGAGTCGGTCGAGGACATCGTCAAGCGCTTCTCCACCGGCGCCATGTCGTACGGCTCCATCTCCAAGGAGGCGCACGAGACCCTCGCCATCGCCATGAACCAGCTGGGCGCCAAGTCCAACACCGGTGAGGGCGGCGAGGACCCGGACCGCCTGTACGACCCGGCGCGCCGCTCGTCCATCAAGCAGGTCGCCTCCGGCCGCTTCGGTGTCACGAGCGAGTACCTGGTCAACGCGGACGACATCCAGATCAAGATGGCGCAGGGCGCCAAGCCCGGCGAGGGCGGCCAGCTGCCCGGCCACAAGGTGTACCCGTGGGTCGCCAAGACCCGCCACTCCACCCCGGGCGTCGGCCTGATCTCCCCGCCGCCGCACCACGACATCTACTCCATCGAGGACCTGGCCCAGCTGATCCACGACCTCAAGAACGCCAACCCGGTCGCCCGCATCCACGTGAAGCTGGTCTCCGAGGTCGGCGTGGGCACGGTCGCCGCCGGTGTCTCCAAGGCCCACGCGGACGTCGTCCTCATCTCCGGCCACGACGGCGGAACGGGCGCCTCCCCGCTCACCTCGCTCAAGCACGCGGGCGGCCCCTGGGAGCTCGGCCTCGCCGAGACCCAGCAGACCCTGCTGCTCAACGGGCTGCGCGACCGGATCGTCGTCCAGACCGACGGCCAGCTCAAGACCGGCCGCGACGTGGTCATCGCCGCGCTGCTCGGCGCCGAGGAGTTCGGTTTCGCGACCGCGCCGCTCGTCGTCTCCGGCTGCGTCATGATGCGCGTCTGCCACCTGGACACCTGCCCGGTCGGCATCGCCACCCAGAACCCGGTCCTGCGCGACCGCTTCTCCGGCAAGCCCGAGTTCGTCGTCAACTTCTTCGAGTACATCGCGGAGGAGGTGCGCGAGATCCTCGCCGAGCTGGGCTTCCGCACGATCGAGGAGGCCGTCGGCCACGCCGAGGTCCTCGACACCACCCAGGCCGTCACGCACTGGAAGGCGCAGGGTCTCGACCTGGAGCCGCTCTTCTACGTGCCGGAGCTGCCCGAGGGCGCGGTCCGCCACGCCCTGATCGAGCAGGACCACGGTCTGGAGAAGGCCCTCGACAACGAGCTGATCGAGCTCGCCGCCGACGCGCTGAACGCCGAGACCGCCGAGGCGGCCCAGCCGGTCCGCGCCCGGGTCGCGATCCGCAACATCAACCGGACCGTCGGCACCATGCTCGGCCACCACGTCACCAAGAAGTTCGGTGGCGCGGGCCTGCCCGACAACACCATCGACCTGACGTTCACCGGCAGCGCCGGCCAGTCCTTCGGCGCCTTCGTGCCGAAGGGCGTGACCCTCCGCCTGGAGGGCGACGCCAACGACTACGTCGGCAAGGGCCTCTCCGGTGGCCGCATCGTGGTCCGCCCGGACCGCGGCGCCGACCACCTCGCCGAGTACTCCACGATCGCGGGCAACACGATCGGCTACGGAGCCACCGGCGGCGAGATGTTCCTGCGCGGCCGCACCGGCGAGCGCTTCTGCGTCCGCAACTCCGGCGCGCTGGTCGTCTCGGAGGGCGTGGGCGACCACGGCTGCGAGTACATGACCGGCGGCCGGGCGGTCGTCCTGGGCGAGACGGGCCGCAACTTCGCGGCCGGCATGTCGGGCGGCGTCGCGTACGTCATCGACCTCGACCCGCACAACGTCAACGTCGGCAACGCGGGCGCGGTCGAGACCGTCCTGTCCGACACCGACAAGCAGTGGCTGCACGATGTGGTGCGCCGCCACGAGGAGGAGACCGGCTCGACCGTGGCCGCGAAGCTCCTGGCTGACTGGTCCGTCGCGGTGGACCGCTTCAGCAAGATCATCCCCACCACGTACAAGGCAGTGCTCGCCGCCAAGGACGCCGCTGAGCTCGCCGGACTCTCGGAATCCGAGACCACGGAGAAGATGATGGAGGCGGCGACCCATGGCTGA